The proteins below come from a single Catenulispora sp. EB89 genomic window:
- a CDS encoding transglycosylase SLT domain-containing protein, with translation MRTPLVLGRRSRGLTLTAAALGAVAVPSLASAAPAMAAAPHAAPVAAPALVPALVPAPASAVAAAVAAAAPAPAHAAPVAAAAPKAAVAPKAAVAPKADAPQAATYTVRAGDTLSGIAQAKLGDGSKYPEIFKLNTGKAQANGGRLQDPNLILIGWVLNLPSANGAAAPAATTSNQPVIESAPVKATQSSQSTQSTQTQTQSYQSSSASTGSYANNLDGWIKQAISILNSNGYYVSYNAIYQTVMHESAGNPSATNGWDSNAAAGHPSIGLMQTISPTFNAYALPGHGNIYNPVDNIIAGVRYAAATYGSLDSVVAARCGGSCWYGY, from the coding sequence ATGCGCACTCCCCTGGTGCTCGGCCGCCGTTCCCGCGGCCTGACCCTGACCGCCGCCGCCCTCGGCGCGGTCGCCGTCCCGTCCCTCGCCTCGGCGGCCCCCGCCATGGCCGCGGCCCCCCACGCCGCTCCCGTCGCCGCTCCGGCGCTGGTCCCGGCGCTGGTCCCGGCTCCGGCCTCGGCCGTGGCCGCCGCGGTCGCCGCCGCCGCTCCGGCTCCGGCGCACGCCGCCCCGGTCGCCGCCGCCGCTCCGAAGGCCGCGGTCGCTCCGAAGGCCGCGGTGGCCCCCAAGGCCGACGCCCCGCAGGCCGCGACCTACACCGTGCGCGCCGGCGACACGCTGTCCGGTATAGCCCAGGCCAAGCTCGGCGACGGCAGCAAGTACCCGGAGATCTTCAAGCTCAACACCGGTAAGGCTCAGGCCAACGGCGGGCGCCTGCAGGACCCGAACCTGATCCTGATCGGCTGGGTCCTGAACCTGCCGAGCGCGAACGGCGCCGCGGCCCCGGCCGCGACCACCTCGAACCAACCGGTCATCGAGTCCGCCCCGGTGAAGGCGACGCAGTCGAGCCAGTCGACGCAGAGCACGCAGACCCAGACCCAGAGCTACCAGAGCTCCTCGGCGTCCACCGGCTCCTACGCCAACAACCTGGACGGCTGGATCAAGCAGGCCATCTCGATCCTGAACTCCAACGGTTACTACGTCTCGTACAACGCGATCTACCAGACCGTGATGCACGAGTCGGCGGGCAACCCGAGCGCCACCAACGGCTGGGACTCCAACGCCGCCGCCGGCCACCCGTCGATCGGCCTGATGCAGACCATCTCCCCGACGTTCAACGCCTACGCGCTGCCGGGCCACGGCAACATCTACAACCCGGTGGACAACATCATCGCCGGCGTCCGCTACGCGGCGGCCACCTACGGCTCGCTGGACTCCGTCGTCGCCGCGCGCTGCGGCGGCTCGTGCTGGTACGGCTACTAA
- a CDS encoding type II toxin-antitoxin system PemK/MazF family toxin, whose product MAEHEHDQWGNSPGRFPPFDTIEIDPHKIGVVHTEWTPEEDHHPDPGEIVWTWVPYEEHDGRGKDRPVLLVARGKATGNFLAVKLTSKWHPDAENWVSVGTGEWDRDARESWAVIDRVVRVHPEGIRREGHALDRGDFDNVVGHLHKRYGWTGEGY is encoded by the coding sequence ATGGCAGAGCATGAGCACGACCAGTGGGGGAACTCGCCCGGCCGGTTCCCGCCCTTTGACACGATCGAGATCGACCCGCACAAGATCGGCGTCGTCCACACCGAGTGGACCCCCGAGGAGGACCACCACCCGGACCCGGGCGAGATCGTCTGGACCTGGGTCCCCTACGAGGAGCACGACGGCCGCGGCAAGGACCGCCCGGTGCTCCTGGTGGCCCGCGGCAAGGCGACCGGGAACTTCCTGGCGGTCAAGCTGACCAGCAAGTGGCACCCGGACGCCGAGAACTGGGTGAGCGTCGGCACCGGCGAGTGGGACCGCGACGCCCGCGAGTCCTGGGCCGTGATCGACCGCGTGGTGCGGGTGCACCCCGAGGGCATCCGCCGCGAGGGGCACGCGCTGGACCGCGGCGACTTCGACAACGTCGTCGGCCACCTGCACAAGCGCTACGGCTGGACCGGCGAGGGCTACTAG
- a CDS encoding cation:proton antiporter, whose protein sequence is MTTHSLGTLVLVAIIAVLSPPLADLAGRRAPVPLVVFEIVLGILVGPDVLGWAHDDDYVHALSQFGLAMLFFMAGYEIDFARLRGGPLNRALAGWAVSVALGVGLGVLVAPTAKSGVIVGIALSTTALGTILPVLRDAGEVGTPLGNVVMAVGAVGEFAPIIAMTLFLDGRKPGEAMVYLTAFALIAGVGIVVAVRGEHAAVNRLADLTMETSGQFAVRLVIALLMLMIGATVALGVDMLLGAFAAGVIMRILFHSGDPERTERVTAKLEAVGFGFLIPVFFIETGIGYDLKALTSNWATLGLVPLFLGLFLVTRGVPSFLTAPDGVSARGRCAIALYAATGLPLIVAITAIGVDRGTLKASTAAAMVGAGMLSVLLYPFLALKTSGDTRAPQGRQEAAESW, encoded by the coding sequence GTGACGACGCACTCCCTGGGGACCCTGGTCCTGGTCGCGATCATCGCGGTCCTGTCGCCGCCGCTGGCCGATCTGGCCGGCCGCCGGGCGCCGGTGCCGCTGGTGGTCTTCGAGATCGTGCTCGGCATCCTGGTCGGCCCGGACGTGCTGGGCTGGGCCCACGACGACGACTACGTGCACGCGCTGTCGCAGTTCGGCCTGGCGATGCTGTTCTTCATGGCCGGCTACGAGATCGACTTCGCGCGGCTGCGCGGCGGTCCGCTGAACCGCGCGCTGGCCGGCTGGGCGGTGTCGGTGGCGCTCGGCGTCGGGCTCGGCGTGCTGGTGGCGCCGACGGCGAAGAGCGGGGTGATCGTCGGCATCGCGTTGAGCACCACCGCGCTCGGCACGATCCTGCCGGTGCTGCGCGACGCCGGCGAGGTCGGCACGCCGCTGGGGAACGTGGTGATGGCGGTCGGCGCGGTCGGGGAGTTCGCGCCGATCATCGCCATGACCCTGTTCCTGGACGGCCGCAAGCCCGGCGAGGCGATGGTCTACCTGACGGCGTTCGCACTGATCGCCGGGGTGGGCATCGTGGTGGCGGTGCGCGGCGAGCACGCGGCCGTGAACCGGCTGGCCGACCTGACCATGGAGACCTCCGGGCAGTTCGCGGTCCGGCTGGTCATCGCGCTGCTGATGCTGATGATCGGCGCGACCGTGGCGCTCGGCGTGGACATGCTGCTCGGCGCGTTCGCGGCCGGCGTGATCATGCGGATCCTGTTCCACAGTGGCGACCCGGAGCGGACCGAGCGGGTCACCGCGAAGCTGGAGGCGGTCGGGTTCGGGTTCCTGATCCCGGTGTTCTTCATCGAGACCGGGATCGGCTACGACCTCAAGGCGCTGACCTCGAACTGGGCCACGCTCGGACTGGTGCCGCTGTTCCTGGGGCTGTTCCTGGTCACGCGCGGTGTACCGAGCTTCCTGACCGCGCCGGACGGGGTGAGCGCGCGGGGGCGGTGCGCGATCGCGCTCTACGCGGCCACCGGCCTGCCGCTGATCGTGGCCATCACCGCGATCGGGGTGGACCGCGGGACGCTGAAGGCCTCGACCGCGGCGGCGATGGTCGGGGCGGGGATGCTGTCGGTGCTGCTCTATCCGTTCCTGGCACTGAAGACGAGCGGGGACACGCGGGCTCCGCAGGGGCGGCAGGAGGCAGCCGAGAGCTGGTGA
- a CDS encoding ABC transporter permease, which yields MPKVVLAGLRADAVRLALTCLSIVLGIAFVTGTFLLSGSINQAFNYGYARAAQNVDVAVQQTGSAVYANTTAPPTPPSLLTPSVVDRIQAQVGSGAVVSGQVKGPAPLLDANGQAMRTDGLTGNAVAFPADPALYPGNIIAGTGPKGPDDAVVDKDTAAEHKLQVGQTIRVVDHDSTVRSFRLAGIAEYGVDNRANGWTLVGLLPQVVLQVTGKASYDEIDLHARGGVSQQHLASQVSSALGGQPQFTVLTGTQYTKAVLDHRASIAGNVPQILEVFGAVALLVAAFVIYNTFTILVAQRIRQVALLRCIGAGKGQVFGATVAEAALVGLVGSALGVLAGIGVAQGLHAVVAAVSSTKLPPGGIVVSGGVIALGMAVGFVVTIVSAVLPARAATNVPPIEALRTQQEVKTTSGRIGRTRVLVAVALGAVGIVLTVLGTGQGDLLGGVKLIGGGGGLVFAALIVAGPLIVGPMIWALGWLPGRFFGTPTKLAGSNARRNPGRVAATTAALTIGVTLMSLFTVTQDSVTVTQSQWIDSHNPYDYSVDPPGSGQTVPFQVADQLRAKPQLGHVAALDGTKASLNGTSVDVGAVESSAYGTLFKPVVKSGSLADFGPGTIALSNETAAAQHVKVGDTITVQSPQSGPVTGRVAVIYQVFTGHGIDWYDVLLPRAQFLETFKPLGDTQVRILAAPGVSTVDSRAAVDSVVSQYPFLHTGSLAEKKNSLTGSADATLQLFTAMLGLAVVIAVLGIANTLSLSVVERTRESALLRALGLSRGQLRRMLSVEAVLMSAVGALMGVALGVGIAGALESLIGRVEGGAVLSVPVFTLVGYVALAAVAGLAASVLPGRRAASVSIVAAIADS from the coding sequence ATGCCGAAGGTAGTGCTGGCCGGGCTGCGCGCCGACGCGGTGCGCCTGGCCCTGACCTGTCTGTCGATCGTGCTGGGCATCGCGTTCGTGACCGGGACGTTCCTGCTCTCGGGGTCGATCAACCAGGCCTTCAACTACGGGTACGCGCGCGCCGCGCAGAACGTGGACGTGGCCGTGCAGCAGACCGGCTCGGCCGTGTACGCCAACACCACGGCGCCGCCGACGCCGCCGTCGCTGCTCACGCCGTCGGTCGTGGACCGGATCCAGGCCCAGGTCGGCTCCGGCGCGGTGGTCAGCGGCCAGGTCAAGGGCCCGGCGCCGCTGCTGGACGCGAACGGCCAGGCGATGCGCACCGACGGGCTGACCGGCAACGCCGTCGCCTTCCCGGCGGATCCGGCGCTGTACCCGGGCAACATCATCGCCGGCACCGGGCCGAAGGGCCCGGACGACGCGGTCGTCGACAAGGACACCGCCGCCGAGCACAAGCTCCAGGTCGGGCAGACGATCCGGGTCGTGGACCACGACTCGACGGTGCGCAGCTTCCGGCTGGCCGGGATCGCCGAGTACGGCGTCGACAACCGCGCCAACGGCTGGACGCTGGTCGGGCTGCTGCCGCAGGTGGTGCTCCAGGTCACCGGCAAGGCCAGCTACGACGAGATCGACCTGCACGCCCGCGGCGGCGTCTCGCAGCAGCATCTGGCCTCGCAGGTGAGCTCGGCGCTCGGCGGCCAGCCGCAGTTCACGGTGCTGACCGGCACCCAGTACACCAAGGCGGTGCTGGACCACCGCGCGTCGATCGCCGGGAACGTGCCGCAGATCCTGGAGGTCTTCGGGGCGGTGGCGCTGCTGGTCGCGGCGTTCGTCATCTACAACACGTTCACGATCCTGGTGGCCCAGCGGATCCGGCAGGTGGCGCTGCTGCGCTGCATCGGCGCCGGCAAGGGGCAGGTGTTCGGCGCGACGGTGGCCGAGGCGGCGCTGGTCGGGCTGGTCGGCTCGGCGCTGGGGGTGCTGGCCGGGATCGGCGTGGCGCAGGGGCTGCACGCGGTGGTCGCGGCGGTGAGCTCGACCAAGCTGCCGCCGGGCGGGATCGTGGTGTCCGGCGGGGTGATCGCGCTGGGGATGGCGGTCGGGTTCGTGGTGACCATCGTCTCGGCGGTGCTGCCGGCGCGCGCGGCGACGAACGTCCCGCCGATCGAGGCGCTGCGCACGCAGCAGGAGGTGAAGACCACCTCCGGCCGGATCGGGCGGACCCGGGTGCTGGTGGCGGTGGCGCTCGGGGCGGTCGGGATCGTGCTGACGGTGCTCGGCACCGGGCAGGGCGACCTGCTCGGCGGGGTGAAGCTGATCGGAGGCGGCGGCGGCCTGGTGTTCGCGGCGCTGATCGTGGCCGGGCCGCTGATCGTCGGGCCGATGATCTGGGCCCTGGGCTGGCTGCCGGGGCGGTTCTTCGGCACCCCGACGAAGCTGGCCGGCTCCAACGCGCGCCGCAACCCGGGCCGGGTCGCGGCCACCACCGCCGCGCTGACCATCGGCGTGACGCTGATGTCGCTGTTCACGGTGACGCAGGACTCGGTGACGGTGACGCAGTCGCAGTGGATCGACTCGCACAATCCGTACGACTATTCCGTGGACCCGCCGGGCTCCGGGCAGACGGTGCCGTTCCAGGTCGCCGACCAGCTGCGCGCCAAGCCGCAGCTGGGGCACGTGGCGGCGCTGGACGGGACCAAGGCCTCGCTGAACGGCACCTCGGTGGACGTCGGCGCGGTGGAGTCCTCGGCGTACGGGACGCTGTTCAAGCCGGTGGTGAAGTCCGGCTCGCTGGCCGACTTCGGGCCCGGCACGATCGCGCTGTCGAACGAGACGGCCGCCGCGCAGCACGTGAAGGTCGGCGACACGATCACGGTGCAGTCGCCGCAGTCCGGCCCGGTGACCGGCCGCGTGGCCGTGATCTACCAGGTGTTCACCGGGCACGGCATCGACTGGTACGACGTCCTGCTGCCGCGCGCGCAGTTCCTGGAGACGTTCAAGCCGCTGGGCGACACGCAGGTCCGCATCCTGGCGGCGCCGGGTGTGTCGACGGTCGATTCGAGGGCGGCGGTGGACTCCGTGGTGTCGCAGTACCCGTTCCTGCACACCGGGAGCCTGGCGGAGAAGAAGAACTCGCTGACCGGCAGCGCGGACGCGACGCTTCAGCTGTTCACCGCCATGCTGGGCCTGGCGGTGGTGATCGCGGTGCTCGGCATCGCCAACACGCTGTCGCTGTCGGTCGTGGAGCGCACGCGCGAGTCGGCGCTGCTGCGGGCGCTGGGACTCTCGCGCGGGCAGCTGCGGCGGATGCTGTCGGTGGAGGCGGTGCTGATGTCGGCGGTCGGCGCGCTGATGGGAGTGGCGCTGGGAGTCGGGATCGCCGGCGCGCTGGAGTCGCTGATCGGGCGGGTCGAGGGCGGCGCGGTGCTGTCGGTGCCGGTGTTCACGCTGGTCGGCTACGTGGCGCTGGCCGCGGTGGCGGGGCTGGCGGCCTCGGTGCTGCCGGGGCGGCGGGCGGCTTCGGTGTCGATCGTCGCGGCGATCGCGGATTCGTGA
- a CDS encoding uridine kinase, which yields MRAEPISPERLAERIADLVTAHAPDPWTRLAIDGAPGSGTAEVAAAVGELLTDAGRPVLRVSAGDFLRPRSLRLEHGREDPDVFYAEWLDLKGLRREVFDPLGPGGSGRVLPTLWNAERDRASRAEYVELPPGAVLIVEGTFLMGIGLPFDVEVHLWLSAGALRRRTPEAMAWTLPAYKRYEAEADPSRAASLTARMDDPRHPALLYF from the coding sequence ATGCGGGCTGAACCCATCTCACCGGAGCGCCTGGCCGAGCGGATCGCCGACCTGGTGACCGCACACGCGCCGGATCCGTGGACGCGGCTGGCGATCGATGGCGCCCCGGGTTCCGGCACCGCCGAGGTGGCGGCGGCGGTCGGTGAGCTGCTGACCGATGCGGGGCGTCCCGTGCTGCGGGTGTCGGCGGGCGACTTCCTGCGTCCGCGGTCACTGCGGTTGGAGCACGGGCGCGAGGATCCCGATGTGTTCTATGCCGAGTGGCTGGATCTGAAGGGGCTGCGCCGCGAGGTCTTCGATCCGCTGGGGCCCGGGGGTTCGGGGCGGGTGCTCCCCACGCTGTGGAACGCCGAGCGCGATCGCGCCAGCCGTGCCGAGTACGTCGAGCTGCCGCCGGGTGCGGTGCTGATCGTCGAGGGCACGTTCCTGATGGGCATCGGGTTGCCGTTCGACGTGGAGGTGCACCTGTGGCTCTCCGCCGGCGCGCTCAGGCGGCGGACGCCCGAGGCCATGGCCTGGACGTTGCCCGCCTACAAACGGTACGAGGCCGAGGCCGATCCATCGCGCGCCGCGTCCCTGACGGCGCGGATGGACGACCCTCGGCATCCCGCTCTGCTGTACTTCTGA
- a CDS encoding SHOCT domain-containing protein: MVALWALVIMAVVWLVRSFTHRGSVTTQGAMRVHGGSPPWREGGTGTVPAEQILAERFAHGQIDEHEYRARLGVLRGDQPMAGQAEPPAPPPPPEPPTLPDPPTEQRPG; the protein is encoded by the coding sequence ATGGTCGCGCTCTGGGCGTTGGTCATCATGGCGGTCGTGTGGTTGGTGCGCAGCTTCACGCACCGCGGATCGGTGACGACGCAGGGCGCGATGAGGGTTCACGGCGGTTCGCCGCCGTGGCGCGAAGGCGGGACGGGGACGGTCCCGGCCGAGCAGATCCTGGCTGAACGGTTCGCCCACGGGCAGATCGACGAGCACGAGTACCGAGCCAGGCTCGGGGTGCTGCGTGGGGACCAGCCGATGGCGGGGCAAGCCGAGCCGCCGGCTCCACCCCCACCTCCGGAACCACCGACGCTTCCGGATCCGCCGACGGAACAACGGCCGGGTTAG
- a CDS encoding M48 family metallopeptidase: MENVAQDFTPEQIERSRAYKREVRPLRLVSTVLGLAVPLVLGLTPAGAGLVRAAGDLGGGGWVARALLGSVALSLLGLVLRVPLSMWSETVSRRWGLSKRGWGLFAADTAKGFVIGAVLTAAAVGAFYFLMRHAGGAWWVWAALAAAAFAVLGSFVMPVLIEPLFNKFKPLPEGALRDRLMALVAQSGVQVKEILVSDSSRRTTAANAYVSGFGKTRRLVVWDTTTDSLENDEVAAIAAHELGHAARRDVPAGTVFGAVGAALGVAVLAAALHWSPLLDAAGVHRAADPRSQALLRAVLVVIGLVGEPWGLAYSRYVEARADGYALDLFRDPDTIVRMERALAVQNIADLDPRRWEVLMRYTHPPIPERIAHARRWAAETGVSIPKPL; this comes from the coding sequence GTGGAAAACGTCGCCCAGGACTTCACGCCGGAGCAGATCGAGCGCTCGCGCGCCTACAAGCGCGAGGTCCGTCCTCTGCGCCTCGTCTCTACCGTCCTCGGCCTGGCCGTCCCGCTGGTCCTCGGCCTGACGCCGGCCGGCGCGGGGCTGGTCCGGGCGGCCGGGGACCTCGGTGGCGGCGGCTGGGTGGCCAGGGCGCTGCTCGGCAGCGTCGCGCTGTCGCTGCTCGGGCTGGTGCTCCGCGTCCCGCTGAGCATGTGGAGCGAGACGGTCAGCCGGCGCTGGGGCCTGTCCAAGCGGGGCTGGGGCCTGTTCGCGGCCGACACCGCCAAGGGCTTCGTGATCGGCGCGGTCCTCACCGCCGCGGCGGTCGGCGCCTTCTACTTCCTGATGCGCCACGCCGGCGGCGCCTGGTGGGTCTGGGCCGCGCTGGCCGCCGCCGCGTTCGCGGTCCTCGGCTCGTTCGTGATGCCGGTGCTGATCGAGCCGCTGTTCAACAAGTTCAAGCCGCTGCCCGAGGGCGCGCTGCGGGATCGGCTGATGGCGCTGGTCGCGCAGTCCGGCGTGCAGGTCAAGGAGATCCTGGTCAGCGACAGCTCCCGGCGGACCACGGCCGCCAACGCGTACGTCTCCGGCTTCGGCAAGACCCGCCGCCTGGTCGTGTGGGACACCACCACCGACAGCCTGGAGAACGACGAGGTCGCCGCGATCGCCGCGCACGAGCTCGGGCACGCCGCCCGGCGCGACGTCCCGGCCGGCACGGTCTTCGGCGCGGTCGGCGCGGCGCTGGGCGTCGCGGTCCTGGCGGCGGCGCTGCACTGGTCGCCGCTGCTGGACGCGGCCGGGGTGCACCGCGCCGCCGATCCGCGCTCGCAGGCCCTGCTGCGGGCGGTGCTGGTGGTGATCGGGCTGGTCGGGGAGCCGTGGGGGCTGGCGTACAGCCGCTACGTCGAGGCCCGCGCGGACGGCTACGCGCTCGACCTGTTCCGCGACCCCGACACCATCGTGCGCATGGAGCGCGCGCTCGCCGTCCAGAACATCGCCGACCTGGACCCCCGCCGCTGGGAGGTCCTGATGCGCTACACGCACCCGCCGATCCCTGAACGCATCGCGCACGCACGCCGCTGGGCTGCGGAAACAGGTGTCTCTATTCCTAAGCCCCTTTAA
- a CDS encoding ADP-ribosylglycohydrolase family protein — protein sequence MIRHRTTPGDKPWNWTDDTAMALALVRVLTELGQVEQQELATSFAEMYAADPHRRFGRGMRQLLPKLGEDPGNWATYARTLFNGEGSLGNGAAMRAAPLGAWFRRDPEAAVAQAALAAEVTHAHPEGIAGGVAVAAAAALAAGASDAPGSTPAPTPHVFLTATAELTPAGVIRDGLLHAAELPPDTPVSEAARVLGSGERIRASDTVPFAVWTAAHHLDSLTDALWTTADGFGDVDTTCAITGGIVAARTELRGVSARWLELVEALPEWVG from the coding sequence ATGATCCGCCACCGAACCACGCCCGGCGACAAGCCGTGGAACTGGACCGACGACACCGCCATGGCGCTGGCGCTGGTGCGGGTGCTGACCGAACTCGGGCAGGTGGAGCAGCAGGAGCTGGCGACGTCGTTCGCGGAGATGTACGCCGCCGACCCGCACCGGAGGTTCGGGCGCGGGATGCGCCAGCTCCTGCCGAAGCTCGGCGAGGATCCGGGGAACTGGGCGACGTACGCGCGGACGCTGTTCAACGGCGAAGGGAGCCTGGGGAACGGCGCGGCGATGCGCGCGGCGCCGCTGGGAGCATGGTTCCGGCGCGATCCGGAAGCGGCGGTCGCGCAGGCGGCACTGGCTGCGGAAGTCACGCACGCGCATCCGGAGGGGATCGCGGGTGGGGTGGCGGTCGCTGCGGCGGCGGCTTTGGCGGCGGGGGCTTCTGACGCGCCGGGGTCCACTCCGGCGCCGACGCCGCATGTCTTCCTGACGGCGACCGCGGAGCTGACCCCGGCCGGCGTGATCCGCGACGGCTTGCTGCACGCCGCCGAGCTGCCGCCGGACACGCCGGTGTCGGAGGCCGCGCGGGTCCTCGGCAGCGGCGAGCGGATCCGGGCCAGCGACACGGTGCCGTTCGCCGTCTGGACCGCGGCGCATCATCTCGACAGCCTGACCGACGCGTTGTGGACCACGGCCGACGGCTTCGGCGACGTGGACACGACGTGCGCCATCACCGGCGGGATCGTCGCGGCGCGGACCGAGTTGCGCGGGGTGTCGGCGCGCTGGCTGGAGTTGGTCGAGGCGCTGCCGGAATGGGTCGGGTAG
- a CDS encoding alpha/beta hydrolase family protein, with product MAFHRRTSITAVLALAASVATTGAAVAATATPFPASARASVLASVTPAAAFQGSLPAPTGRFAAGEDVIHLTDWGRPDPWVPAAGPRQLTVSMFYPAVAGTGTQAPYMTLAEAAGFIQYRVPAGTGVTAQELSDVTTHAYDGARAVHGKYPLVVLSPGFENPRTTLTSLATELASHGYVVALVGHTYEDSGETLANGQTPPCAICDGSSPTAPSPDQITASRAKDVSFVIDQLTHGDCAWRLSELIDKRSIGMAGHSIGGAATVDTMLSDPRVLAGVNLDGTFFPVPAAGKITRPYLMMSHGLQDPTWIQTYANLGGYKRWLYVDGSDHATFTDIPILAQEAGLPGQPPIDPLRGATITREYVTAFFDQSLKGIHQPLLDGPTPGNPDVQFEG from the coding sequence ATGGCATTTCATCGTCGTACCAGCATCACCGCCGTCCTGGCCCTCGCGGCGTCGGTCGCCACGACCGGCGCCGCCGTGGCCGCGACCGCCACGCCGTTTCCGGCCTCCGCGCGGGCCAGCGTGCTCGCCTCGGTGACCCCCGCCGCGGCCTTCCAGGGCTCGCTGCCAGCCCCGACCGGGCGCTTCGCCGCCGGTGAGGACGTCATCCACCTCACCGACTGGGGCCGGCCCGATCCGTGGGTCCCGGCGGCCGGGCCCCGGCAGCTCACCGTGTCCATGTTCTATCCCGCCGTCGCCGGGACTGGGACTCAGGCCCCTTATATGACGCTCGCCGAGGCGGCCGGCTTCATCCAGTACCGGGTGCCGGCCGGGACCGGCGTCACGGCCCAGGAGCTCTCCGATGTCACCACGCACGCCTACGACGGCGCGCGGGCCGTGCACGGCAAGTACCCGCTCGTCGTGCTCTCGCCCGGGTTCGAGAACCCGCGCACGACACTTACCTCGCTGGCCACCGAGCTGGCCAGCCACGGGTACGTCGTGGCGCTCGTCGGGCACACCTACGAGGACAGCGGGGAGACGCTGGCGAACGGCCAGACGCCGCCGTGCGCGATCTGCGACGGCAGCAGCCCGACCGCGCCGTCGCCGGACCAGATCACCGCCAGCCGCGCGAAGGACGTGTCCTTCGTCATCGACCAGCTGACGCACGGCGACTGCGCCTGGCGTCTCAGTGAACTGATCGACAAGCGCAGCATCGGCATGGCCGGGCACTCGATCGGCGGGGCGGCGACCGTGGACACCATGCTCAGCGATCCGCGGGTGCTGGCCGGCGTCAACCTGGACGGCACCTTCTTCCCGGTCCCGGCGGCCGGGAAGATCACCCGTCCGTACCTCATGATGAGCCACGGGCTCCAGGACCCGACCTGGATCCAGACCTACGCGAACCTCGGCGGCTACAAGCGCTGGCTCTACGTCGACGGCTCCGACCACGCGACCTTCACCGACATCCCGATCCTGGCGCAGGAGGCCGGACTGCCCGGGCAGCCGCCGATCGACCCGCTGCGCGGCGCGACGATCACGCGGGAGTACGTGACGGCGTTCTTCGACCAGTCGCTGAAGGGGATCCACCAGCCCCTGCTCGACGGCCCGACGCCGGGCAACCCGGACGTGCAGTTCGAGGGCTAG
- a CDS encoding DUF1707 domain-containing protein: protein MSDDRDVRADGDKRQRLRASDSERQAVVEVLKQALDDGRLKMDEYVERMEKAYEAVTIADLELLHDDLPVGVPAPTRAPAAPPPAAAPQPVYIVNTPPPAPPPTPHPGVRGAYVDLPGGLKVLWTLWFAAVAINIVVWVLVGLTTVSFPYPWPLWVAGPAGAALFGISAPVVQSRRARWERQRRQLPPNG from the coding sequence ATGAGTGACGACCGCGATGTCCGCGCGGACGGTGACAAACGGCAACGCCTGCGCGCCTCCGACTCCGAACGGCAGGCGGTCGTCGAGGTGCTGAAGCAGGCCCTCGACGACGGCCGGCTGAAGATGGACGAGTACGTCGAGCGGATGGAGAAGGCCTACGAGGCCGTCACCATCGCGGATCTGGAGCTCCTGCACGACGACCTGCCGGTCGGCGTTCCCGCGCCGACACGCGCGCCGGCAGCTCCGCCGCCGGCAGCGGCCCCGCAACCGGTGTACATCGTGAACACGCCGCCGCCGGCCCCGCCGCCGACTCCGCACCCGGGCGTCCGCGGCGCGTACGTCGACCTGCCGGGCGGCCTGAAGGTGTTGTGGACGCTCTGGTTCGCCGCGGTGGCGATCAACATCGTGGTGTGGGTGCTGGTCGGGCTGACGACGGTGTCGTTCCCGTATCCGTGGCCGCTGTGGGTGGCCGGGCCGGCCGGGGCGGCGCTGTTCGGGATCTCGGCGCCGGTGGTGCAGTCGCGGCGGGCGCGGTGGGAGCGGCAGCGGCGGCAGCTGCCGCCCAACGGCTGA
- a CDS encoding NTP transferase domain-containing protein, producing the protein MSIDSPVTATSRRRLPGHHGPSRITGIVLAAGAATRFGGGKAVARFQGERLVDRAVATLVAGGCDRVLVVVGALDVGAVHHAILVLNPDWQTGMGSSLRAGLSAARDAEAVVVTLVDQPLIGAEAVQRLAEAWRDGAPIAVAAYEGRRAHPVLFGREAVADLLPTLTGDAGARDFLASRSDVVTVDCTDTGRPDDVDTVEALRRLSP; encoded by the coding sequence ATGAGCATTGATTCGCCGGTGACCGCCACGTCCCGCAGACGCCTACCCGGCCACCACGGACCTTCCCGCATCACCGGCATCGTCCTGGCCGCCGGCGCCGCCACCCGCTTCGGCGGCGGCAAGGCCGTCGCGCGCTTCCAGGGCGAGCGCCTCGTCGACCGCGCCGTGGCCACGCTCGTCGCCGGCGGCTGTGACCGCGTCCTCGTCGTGGTCGGCGCCCTCGACGTCGGCGCCGTACATCACGCGATCCTCGTCCTGAACCCCGACTGGCAGACCGGCATGGGCAGCTCGCTCCGCGCCGGCCTGTCCGCCGCGCGCGACGCCGAGGCGGTCGTCGTGACGCTCGTCGACCAGCCGCTCATCGGCGCGGAGGCCGTGCAGCGCCTCGCCGAGGCCTGGCGCGACGGCGCGCCGATCGCCGTCGCCGCCTACGAAGGCCGTCGTGCGCATCCGGTCCTGTTCGGCCGCGAGGCCGTCGCCGACCTGCTTCCGACGCTGACCGGCGACGCCGGAGCCCGCGACTTCCTCGCCTCGCGCTCGGACGTCGTCACCGTGGACTGTACCGACACCGGCCGTCCTGACGACGTCGATACCGTCGAAGCGCTACGCCGTCTCAGTCCGTGA